In the Hordeum vulgare subsp. vulgare chromosome 7H, MorexV3_pseudomolecules_assembly, whole genome shotgun sequence genome, one interval contains:
- the LOC123410185 gene encoding calcium-binding protein CBP-like, with the protein MADYNRYGHAHGQGYGQQGYGYAPSAPPAPTPSSSSSYGYAPSASSPYGYGYGRGGYPPPPMGGFGGAVAFPPGTHPDVERAFRAVDRDRSGSIDEGELQAALSGAYHRFSIRTVRLLIFLFSDASPRSRMGPAEFATLWNCLGQWRVVFDRYDRDRSGKIESNELREALRGLGYAVPPAVIDLLIANYNNGVSNRGALDFDNFVECGMVVKGLTEKFKENDTRHTGSAALSYDGFLSMVIPFIVP; encoded by the exons ATGGCCGACTACAACCGCTACGGCCACGCCCACGGCCAAGGATACGGCCAGCAGGGCTACGGCTACGCGCCATCGGCCCCTCCCGCGcccacgccctcctcctcctcgtcgtacgGCTACGCTCCCTCGGCCTCCTCGCCGTACGGCTACGGCTACGGCCGAGGAGGCTACCCGCCGCCGCCGATGGGCGGTTTCGGAGGAGCCGTGGCGTTCCCGCCGGGGACGCACCCGGACGTGGAGCGCGCGTTCCGGGCCGTCGACCGCGACCGCAGCGGCAGCATCGAcgagggggagctgcaggccgCGCTCTCCGGCGCGTACCACCGCTTCAGCATCCGCACCGTCcgcctcctcatcttcctcttcaGCGACGCCTCCCCGCGCTCCCGGATGG GGCCGGCGGAGTTCGCGACGCTGTGGAACTGCCTCGGGCAATGGCGG GTCGTTTTCGACAGATACGATAGGGACCGCAGCGGTAAGATCGAATCCAACGAGTTGAGAGAAGCTCTTCGCGGCCTCGGATATGCGGTACCACCTGCGGTCATCGATCTTCTCATAGCAAACTACAACAATGGTGTTTCCAACCGGGGCGCCCTAGACTTCGACAACTTTGTGGA GTGCGGAATGGTTGTGAAG GGTCTGACTGAAAAATTTAAGGAGAATGACACGCGCCACACCGGCTCAGCTGCTCTTTCGTATGACGGCTTCTTGTCAATGGTCATCCCCTTCATTGTACCATAG